The following coding sequences lie in one Pan paniscus chromosome X, NHGRI_mPanPan1-v2.0_pri, whole genome shotgun sequence genomic window:
- the ITGB1BP2 gene encoding integrin beta-1-binding protein 2 translates to MSLLCRNKGCGQHFDPNTNLPDSCCHHPGVPIFHDALKGWSCCRKRTVDFSEFLNIKGCTMGPHCAEKLPEAPQPEGPATSSSLQEQKPLNVIPKSAETLRRERPKSELPLKLLPLNISQALEMALEQKELDQEPGAGLDSLIRTGSSCQNPGCDAVYQGPESDATPCTYHPGAPRFHEGMKSWSCCGIQTLDFGAFLAQPGCRVGRHDWGKQLPASCRHDWHQTDSLVVVTVYGQIPLPAFNWVKASQTELHVHIVFDGNRVFQAQMKLWGVINVEQSSVFLMPSRVEISLVKADPGSWAQLEHPDALAKKARAGVVLEMDEEESDDSDDDLSWTEEEEEEEAMGE, encoded by the exons ATGTCTCTACTCTGTCGTAACAAAGGCTGTGGGCAGCACTTTGACCCTAATACCAACCTTCCTG ATTCCTGTTGCCATCACCCTGGGGTCCCAATCTTCCATGATGCACTTAAG GGTTGGTCCTGCTGCCGAAAGCGAACTGTAGATTTCTCTGAGTTCTTAAACATCAAG GGCTGTACTATGGGACCACACTGTGCtgagaagcttcctgaggcccctcAACCTGAAGGCCCTGCTACAAGCAGTTCACTTCAGGAGCAAAAACCTCTGAATGTGATTCCAAAGTCAGCAGAGACCTTGCGCCGGGAGAGGCCCAA GTCAGAGTTGCCTCTGAAGCTGCTGCCGCTAAATATATCCCAAGCCCTGGAAATGGCATTGGAACAGAAGGAATTAGACCAGGAACCTGGGGCAG GACTTGACAGTCTGATCCGGACTGGTTCCAGCTGCCAGAACCCAGGATGTGATGCT GTTTACCAAGGCCCTGAGAGTGATGCTACTCCATGTACCTACCACCCAGGAGCACCCCGATTCCATGAGGG GATGAAGTCTTGGAGCTGTTGTGGCATCCAGACCCTGGATTTTGGGGCATTCTTGGCACAACCAGGGTGCAGAGTCGGTAGACATGACTGGGGGAAGCAG CTCCCAGCATCTTGCCGCCATGATTGGCACCAGACAGATTCCTTAGTAGTGGTGACTGTATATGGCCAGATTCCACTTCCTGCGTTTAACTGGGTGAAGGCCAGTCAAACTGAG CTTCATGTCCACATTGTCTTTGATGGTAACCGTGTGTTCCAAGCACAGATGAAGCTCTGGGGG GTCATAAACGTGGAGCAGAGCTCTGTCTTCTTGATGCCATCTCGGGTTGAAATCTCCCTGGTCAAGGCTGACCCAGGATCCTGGGCCCAGCTGGAGCACCCTGATGCACTAGCTAAGAAGGCTAGGGCAGGGGTTGTGTTAGAGATGGATGAGGAAGAATCTGACGATTCAGATGATGATCTGAGCtggacagaggaggaggaagaggaggaagcaaTGGGGGAATAG